One Saccharomycodes ludwigii strain NBRC 1722 chromosome VI, whole genome shotgun sequence DNA segment encodes these proteins:
- a CDS encoding F-box protein encodes MNVPNTNIINRDKIINGNEVKEAIPSHEFPQYNLNSLKRKLYVNDTKYFTQHPSILYLMPLYFQISTDSEKSQKYINNFVSESSCGNILSDVYAGTRSSGNIFTGLPFEIKLRIVRYLNQYDLIILASICKNFHAACIIELYNSIIVDQNYSNLTHHSQAQGYHHGTYIKQPYSFNKLLENLPLYGHLIEHFQVINLPSNLRLKNGICSLDAAFNNDILYHLDHAKTIKLPLDVTLNIFDCGCHYVLGYSDANEGYVYPFWSLQKLSCGKITFISNTSGHDHHVKPSSSLTVQSLENLELTSMKSFICLMRIYENSLFKTLKHLKLTLTEEKYKNNSGIFGIKKNRKNFFTQSLDFNLLEAYNATVDNNKTNATIKNDFPTVVKINNKELYLSHLGCSYYELLFSLHKRPSNFTNLETFELNNTSVLPNDAKFLNKILSLDKIRKLSLNNIREYCLTPLVHLEQCTDNRFLKKINWDAMKNLTILKINIHEPYFDTVEYVLDKTLISADGGLRELDISMRWDGYKENNISWSNSKSTTLAKSIMQHHCTLTKLSLEIIENQEDYYEFDKFINLEKLDELKFWEAMQNLTGLKIDNRSFPSNIGTSKALLPNLQYLHLTGKFRGNSTGFNFGLINTRTDDTFYAETNYFRNLSVSYFKRFPSLSYIKYGGKLIFKKNSSVDSTTVDDNNGNILMYSDWFDEKIRIFV; translated from the coding sequence atGAATGTTCCAAACACCAACATTATAAATAGAGACAAAATCATAAATGGCAATGAGGTGAAGGAAGCAATACCATCTCACGAATTTCCACAATACAATCTTAACAGCTTGAAAAGGAAGCTCTACGTTAATgatacaaaatattttacgCAACACCCATCCATATTATATCTAATGccattatattttcaaatttctACCGACTCAGAAAAATCACAGAAATATATTAACAACTTTGTATCTGAAAGCAGTTGCGGTAATATATTAAGCGATGTGTATGCTGGTACTAGAAGCAGTGGAAATATCTTTACTGGACTTCCATTTGAGATCAAATTGAGAATAGTACGATATTTAAACCAGTACGATTTAATTATCTTAGCATCTATCTGTAAAAATTTCCATGCGGCTTGTATTATAGAATTGTATAATTCAATTATTGTAGATCAGAATTATTCGAATTTAACACATCACAGTCAAGCGCAAGGGTATCATCATGGCACGTATATTAAACAACCATACAGTTTTAATAAGCTTTTAGAAAATCTTCCGTTATATGGTCATTTGATTGAACACTTTCAGGTAATTAATTTACCAAGCAATTTGcgtttaaaaaatggtatTTGTTCATTAGATGCTGCgtttaataatgatattttgtATCACTTAGATCATGCAAAGACTATTAAGTTGCCTTTAGATGTtactttaaatatatttgacTGTGGTTGTCATTATGTGCTAGGATACAGCGATGCTAATGAAGGATATGTTTATCCATTTTGGTcattacaaaaattaagcTGCGGTAAGATAACTTTCATCAGCAATACCAGCGGTCATGATCATCATGTTAAACCATCAAGCTCACTGACTGTTCAAAGTTTGGAAAACTTGGAACTGACTAGTATGAAATCCTTTATATGTCTTATGCGCATTTACGAAAACAGTTTgtttaaaacattaaaacATCTAAAGTTAACTTTAACGGAAGAGAAATACAAGAATAATAGTGGTATTTTTggcattaaaaaaaacaggaaaaatttttttacacaATCGTTGgattttaatttacttGAGGCGTATAATGCTACTGTCGATAATAACAAGACTAATGCcactattaaaaatgattttcCAACAGtggttaaaataaataataaagaactATATCTGAGTCATTTAGGTTGCAGTTATTATGAATTGCTTTTCTCCTTGCATAAAAGACCAAGCAATTTTACTAACTTGGAGACATTTGAATTGAATAACACATCAGTTTTACCCAATGACgctaaatttttaaacaaaatattgtCTTTGGATAAAATTAGAAAGCTCTCATTAAATAACATAAGGGAATATTGTTTGACTCCGTTAGTACATCTTGAACAATGTACTGACAATaggtttttaaaaaaaattaattgggATGctatgaaaaatttaactattttaaaaataaacattcaCGAGCCTTATTTTGATACCGTAGAATATGTTTTGGATAAAACACTGATATCTGCTGACGGAGGTTTAAGGGAATTGGATATTTCAATGAGATGGGATGGgtacaaagaaaataatatctcTTGGAGCAATAGCAAATCAACAACTTTAGCCAAATCTATTATGCAACATCATTGCACACTAACGAAGTTGTCTTTAGAGATAATTGAAAACCAAGAGGATTATTAtgaatttgataaattcATTAACttagaaaaattagatGAGTTAAAGTTTTGGGAAGCTATGCAAAATTTAACTGGTTTAAAGATAGATAACAGGTCTTTTCCTAGTAACATTGGTACATCGAAAGCCCTTCTTCCTAATTTGCAGTATTTGCATTTGACAGGTAAATTTAGAGGTAATTCCACTGGATTTAATTTCGGGTTGATAAATACTAGGACAGATGATACTTTTTATGCAGAAACAAATTACTTTCGTAATTTATCTGTATCTTATTTCAAAAGATTTCCTTCATTGTCgtatataaaatatggggggaaattgatttttaaaaaaaacagttcCGTCGATAGTACTACTGtggatgataataatgggAATATTTTAATGTATTCTGATTGGTTTGATGAGAAAATACGTATTTTTGTGTAG
- the MYO1 gene encoding myosin 1 (similar to Saccharomyces cerevisiae YHR023W | MYO1 | MYOsin), with amino-acid sequence MSNIHSWFWIPDKQNVFTKAQLITKNDKTAKVKLERNGEIEDVKISELNEVNPASFDKVDDMSELTHLNEPSVLYNLENRYKDDLIYTYSGLFLVAINPYHHLTIYSQNYINLYHGSPKEDTKPHIFATAELAYRNLLQQKQDQSILVTGESGAGKTENTKKILQYLASITTRETQLSTSTANKESFEQKILQSNPILEAFGNAQTVRNNNSSRFGKFIKIEFDEYGKINGAHIEWYLLEKSRVVLQNSKERNYHIFYQLLAGMDQKTLTKYEIPNKKATNWNYLKNTNLSIPGVDDGSNFTELIEAFNTVGFTTEEQENIFQIISAILHLGNIEYTSERSEQASIRTDLASLVKLLGVEEREFKDAILKPKSKAGREFVHKSKNATQSRHIVNSLSKIIYEKLFAFIVERINHSLNHGSMTENFIGVLDIAGFEIFKDNSFEQLCINYTNEKLQQFFNHHMFVLEQNEYMRENIQWNYIDYGNDLQQTIDLIEGTKPPGVLALLDEESILPKSTDDQFFDKLITSWESKSDRFKRSKKHKMFILKHYAGEVEYNIDGWLSKNKEPLNDHLLAVLSKSNNTLIKEFFDSEEILNTTAKSSRGSAFRTQAQRHKKQLNELIEQLTSTSPHFVRCILPNNKKKAAEFDRALILDQLRCNGVLEGIRISREGYPNRIFFKEFYQRYRILGDDHTFKPAVNNSKKNCEMLLSSLNLDPSLFKVGNTKLFFKSGVLAKLENFKQQKLTMLTDRLIGIFKGKKLRKEYSLKLKKLQAAQILAETFTKYNTLTENQWYRLYVNIKPMLSSSKDINKTKKIAETVKVLEKKLYEAVELNESLTKKNKRLNNELLEVKNKLQNESDKLQNFQRLLVTVQQRQKEVELEISQNKTNVQKLEQEKAEALTKLTKANDESNKYEKLLNDSKMAIKSLEGNKLQLEQKVKSTNAELDSIKSKELQTVEFKKKLEDQLHVLKNSEREKSAIIIELNQKLKDSDVQLEGKLKTLENSFGKASKNMMKLVGENKSLREQIQTIQAEKRDIAMKLKASQETIEHLNSQTVNHAEDLAKVTKARDELIEEYNKVLEELKEQRCKYVDYQKQAEKLKADYVELQNKFEEELRAKELEKKNLMENSELNDKISELEAELAKQGSLNQYLHEKLLSSELYPNGFNFSSGAKKNSSSYEDLALQLKQVNYQLQKIIKEKEDCISRITFLKTRLASASFDNQIMRNQIKQLKEIVTTQVPNIKDIDEVLKTCGQVDYNQEKLILEIDDLRRELQKERRAREDAENVSNLLSTKITNMSRVDLHSIVSDLQFERGLPTKTLPFSDSYNTYNANSDLITRFQNDISKYKLENMKLKDALNNYHSRMMNLKNEFLASQSKEKMLHSELDALHEDFSIAEKQNSLFSSTIMTYKQQYESCANDLMIAETELKEINYALNQSTNNIQKLEAYIKNLKSQGRQNEKLLWEKDQELNELEDRLDSKDIELQKLKKINMMMKDDIDDLATRLQDTTRDDKYMEQIEMMNIKLNEFARSEITLKKEISSLNFDLESLEKEANEKISELLRQNEHYLDVIEELGADKDNLETEVDHLTNKLESLTSENDKLNDSIGKLIEANTRFKDDREILLNELDDKDDEMEKSANSTHNIKNELVSLKNTLKAQEERTRQGELLLNQLKEDNENLELELDEQKKENIDLHEENRVLGEENNNLHSLLEKLKQKIPDATEKNVWLTRIHELEEKYRKETGAKYALMKDYKAMEKEVEDMTEKIEQQAEALVMANRDREDFDKEINEYLMQMKEMDKKLVSQGTHLHNVERDNDYYRSKVAALEKELEMWKQRYTV; translated from the coding sequence ATGTCTAATATCCATTCTTGGTTCTGGATACCAGATAAGCAAAATGTTTTTACAAAGGCGCAACTGATTACCAAGAATGATAAAACGGCCAAAGTTAAATTGGAAAGAAATGGCGAAATAGAAGATGTCAAAATATCAGAATTAAATGAAGTTAATCCTGCTTCATTTGACAAGGTTGACGATATGTCAGAACTGACACATTTAAATGAACCCTCCGTTTTATacaatttagaaaatagatataaagatgatttaatttatacTTATTCTGGTTTATTTCTAGTTGCCATCAATCCATATCATCATTTGACTATCTACAGTCAAAATTATATCAATTTATATCATGGGTCCCCAAAGGAAGATACTAAACCACATATTTTTGCCACTGCTGAACTGGCTTATAGAAATTTATTGCAGCAAAAACAGGATCAATCTATATTGGTTACAGGTGAATCCGGTGCAGGTAAAACtgaaaataccaaaaagATTTTACAATATCTAGCATCAATAACCACAAGAGAAACTCAATTGTCCACTTCCACCGCCAACAAGGAATCGTTTGAACagaaaattttacaaaGTAATCCGATTTTGGAAGCATTTGGTAATGCACAAACCGTTCGTAACAATAATTCTTCTCGATTTGGTaagtttataaaaattgaatttgaTGAATACGGGAAAATAAATGGTGCCCATATAGAATGGTATTTATTGGAAAAGTCAAGGGTTGTTTTACAAAATTCCAAAGAACGTAActatcatattttttatcaattgcTAGCAGGCATGGACCAGAAAACTTTAACTAAATATGAAATTCCTAATAAAAAGGCTACAAACTGGAACTATTTGAAAAACACAAATCTATCTATTCCTGGTGTGGATGATGGTTCAAATTTTACCGAATTGATAGAAGCCTTCAATACCGTTGGATTTACAACggaagaacaagaaaatattttccaaataatATCAGCAATTCTACATTTGGGTAACATTGAATATACATCCGAGAGATCCGAACAGGCTAGTATTCGAACTGACTTGGCATCCCTGGTCAAGTTATTGGGGGTAGAGGAAAGGGAATTCAAAGATGCtattttaaaaccaaaatcTAAAGCAGGCCGTGAATTTGTTCACAAGTCTAAAAATGCTACTCAGTCCAGGCACATCGTCAATTCTCTAtctaaaataatttatgaaaaattatttgcCTTTATAGTAGAACGCATTAATCACAGTTTAAACCATGGTTCTATGAcagaaaattttattggGGTGTTAGATATTGCAggttttgaaatttttaaagataattCTTTCGAACAACTTTGTATCAATTATACTAATGAAAAACTACAACAGTTTTTCAATCATCACATGTTTGTATTGGAGCAAAATGAATATATGCGTGAAAACATCCAATGGAACTATATCGACTATGGTAATGATTTACAACAAACCATTGATTTGATTGAAGGCACAAAACCACCAGGTGTATTGGCTTTATTAGATGAAGAATCAATACTACCCAAAAGTACCGATGACCAATTTTTcgataaattaataaccAGCTGGGAATCAAAATCAGATAGATTTAAACGTTctaaaaaacataaaatgTTTATACTAAAACATTACGCCGGTGAAGTGGAGTATAACATCGACGGCTGGTTGTCTAAAAATAAGGAACCATTGAATGACCATTTGTTAGCCGTTCTATCCAAATCCAACAACACCTTGatcaaagaattttttgattCCGAAGAAATATTGAATACAACAGCAAAAAGTTCCAGGGGCTCCGCTTTTAGAACGCAAGCTCAGCGtcataaaaaacaattaaatgaGTTAATTGAACAATTAACTTCTACTTCTCCCCATTTTGTTAGGTGCATTTTAccaaataacaaaaagaaagccGCTGAGTTTGATAGAGCTTTGATTTTAGATCAATTAAGATGTAATGGGGTTTTGGAAGGTATAAGAATTTCACGAGAAGGTTATCCAAAtcgtattttttttaaagaattttaCCAACGCTATAGAATCCTGGGTGATGATCATACTTTCAAACCAGCCGTTAATAATTCCAAAAAGAATTGCGAAATGCTTTTATCTTCATTGAATTTAGATCCAAGCCTTTTTAAAGTGGGTAACActaaattgttttttaaatctgGTGTTTTGGCTAAGttggaaaattttaaacaacaaaagttGACCATGCTCACGGATAGGCTTATCGGCATCTTCAAGGGTAAAAAGCTCAGAAAGGAATATTctctaaaattaaaaaagctTCAAGCTGCACAAATCTTGGCTGAAACGTTTACCAAATATAACACTCTAACAGAAAATCAATGGTACCGGTTATATGTTAACATTAAACCGATGCTATCATCTTCAAAagatataaacaaaacaaaaaaaatagctgAAACTGTAAAAGTTttggaaaagaaattatatgAGGCAGTTGAACTAAACGAAAGcctaacaaaaaagaataaacgCTTGAACAACGAGCTTTTGGAggtcaaaaataaattacagAATGAATCTGATAAATTGCAAAACTTTCAACGACTATTGGTCACAGTCCAACAAAGACAAAAAGAGGTGGAATTAGAAATTTCCCAAAATAAAACGAATGTACAAAAATTGGAGCAGGAAAAGGCAGAGGCTCTGACAAAATTGACCAAGGCAAACGACGAAAGTAACAAATATGAAAAACTATTAAACGACTCTAAAATGGCTATCAAATCTTTGGAAGGTAACAAATTGCAATTGGAACAAAAGGTAAAGTCTACCAACGCTGAATTAGACTCAATTAAATCCAAAGAGTTACAAACCgttgaatttaaaaaaaaactagaaGATCAGCTTcatgttttgaaaaattctGAGAGGGAAAAGTCAGCTATTATCATAGAATTGaaccaaaaattaaaagactCAGATGTGCAATTGGAAGGtaaattgaaaacattGGAAAATTCTTTTGGTAAAGCGAGTAAAAATATGATGAAATTAGTtggagaaaataaaagtttacGTGAACAAATTCAGACAATTCAAGCTGAAAAAAGGGATATTGCAATGAAATTAAAGGCAAGCCAGGAGACTATTGAGCATCTCAATTCACAGACCGTGAATCATGCCGAAGACTTGGCCAAGGTGACCAAAGCTAGGGATGAACTTATAGAAGAATACAATAAGGTCCTGgaagaattaaaagaacAGCGTTGTAAATATGTTGACTACCAAAAACAGGCTGAAAAGTTAAAAGCGGACTATGTAGAGTTGCAAAATAAGTTTGAGGAAGAACTAAGGGCTAAAgaacttgaaaaaaagaatctAATGGAAAATTCTGAATTGAACGATAAAATTAGTGAACTAGAAGCTGAGCTTGCAAAACAAGGTTCCTTGAATCAATATCTACATGAAAAGTTATTGAGCAGTGAATTATACCCTAATggctttaatttttcaagtggtgccaaaaaaaatagttctTCGTATGAAGATTTGGCACTTCAACTAAAACAAGTAAACTATCAATTACAAAAGATTatcaaagaaaaggaagatTGTATATCGAGGATAACTTTCCTAAAGACAAGATTAGCATCTGCTTCTTTCGATAATCAGATTATGCGCAATCAAATTAAGCAATTAAAGGAAATTGTTACTACCCAGGTGCCAAACATTAAAGACATTGATGAAGTTTTGAAGACGTGTGGCCAAGTCGATTATAACCAAGAGAAATTGATTCTAGAGATAGATGATTTACGGAGAGAATTGCAAAAAGAGAGAAGGGCTCGAGAAGATGCTGAAAATGTAAGTAACTTATTAAGTACCAAAATTACTAACATGAGCAGAGTTGATCTACACTCTATTGTATCTGATTTACAATTTGAGCGTGGATTACCAACAAAAACTTTGCCGTTTAGTGATTCCTATAATACTTACAATGCCAATAGTGACCTTATAACACGTTTCCAAAATGATATTTCAAAGtataaattggaaaatatgaaattaaaggatgctttaaataattatcatTCCAGAATGATGAACTTAAAAAACGAATTTTTAGCCAGTCAATCTAAGGAAAAAATGCTACATTCTGAATTGGATGCCCTTCACGAGGATTTTTCTATTGCTGAAAAGCAAAATTCATTGTTTTCATCTACTATCATGACCTACAAACAGCAGTATGAATCTTGTGCTAATGATTTAATGATTGCTGAAACAGAATTGAAAGAAATCAATTATGCCTTGAATCAATcaactaataatatccaAAAATTGGAAGCCTATATTAAAAACCTAAAGTCACAGGGAAGacaaaatgaaaagttATTGTGGGAAAAAGATCAAGAACTAAATGAGTTGGAAGATCGATTAGATTCAAAAGATATTGAATTgcaaaagttaaaaaagataaatatgatgatgaagGATGATATTGATGATTTGGCTACAAGATTACAAGACACAACCAGGGATGACAAATATATGGAGCAGATAGAGATGATGAACATTAAATTGAACGAATTTGCTAGATCAGAGATtactttaaaaaaggaaatttcTTCGTTGAACTTTGATTTAGAGTCTTTGGAAAAAGAAGCTAATGAAAAAATCTCTGAATTGCTAAGGCAAAACGAGCATTATTTGGATGTTATTGAAGAACTAGGTGCTGACAAAGACAATTTGGAAACTGAGGTTGATCATTTGACCAACAAACTAGAATCCTTGACAAGTGAAAATGATAAGTTAAACGATAGTATTGGAAAGCTAATTGAAGCTAATACCAGGTTTAAGGATGATAgggaaattttattaaacgaGTTAGACGATAAAGATGATGAAATGGAAAAGAGTGCCAATTCTACCCACAACATAAAGAATGAGTTGGTTTCATTGAAAAATACATTAAAAGCTCAAGAAGAACGAACGAGACAAGGGGAACTTTTGTTGAATCAATTGAAAGAGGATAATGAAAACTTAGAATTAGAACTAGATGAgcaaaaaaaggagaataTCGATTTGCATGAAGAAAATAGAGTTTTGGGTGaagaaaacaataatttacATTCCTTGTTGgagaaattaaaacaaaagataCCAGATGCAACAGAGAAAAATGTTTGGTTAACACGTATTCATGAATTAGAGGAGAAATATCGTAAGGAAACTGGTGCAAAATATGCTTTAATGAAAGATTATAAAGCAATGGAAAAAGAGGTTGAAGATATGACCGAAAAGATTGAACAGCAGGCAGAGGCCTTAGTTATGGCTAATAGGGATCGGGAAGACTTTGATAAAGAGATTAATGAATACTTAATGCAAATGAAAGAAATggataaaaaattagtttCTCAAGGGACTCACTTACACAATGTTGAAAGAGACaatgattattatagatCAAAAGTAGCTGCATTAGAAAAGGAATTGGAGATGTGGAAACAAAGATATACCGTTTGA